AGAAGGGAAATACCATGATGATGGCTAGAAGTATCAGGAACAGATAGATGGCAACGTCAACGACTGATATCTTCCTGGAAGCCGTGAACTTGGCAGAGGCACGATACTGAGCCATTCTCATTTCTTCATCCTGTGATCTAAAAGAGTCTTTCTTCTCCGAGTGCTCTCGCAATCTGATTGGCTGCGATCAATAGCGAGAAGCTAATCACAGCCTTGAATAGACCCGAGGCAGCCGCAAAACTCTGATTGATTGACTGTTGGAAGGCGTATCGGTAGATGTAAACGTCTAATATCTCAATGACATCTCGATTCACACCATTGACAAGATTGAAGATCTGATCGAAGTTGCCGTTTAGGATGTTTCCACACTGGAGGATCAAAAGGACGACGGTCGTTGATTTGATGCCGGGCCAGGTGACATAGCGGATACACTGCCACCGGTTTGCGCCATCTACCTTCGCGGCTTCATATAGCGTGGGATCTATGGATGCAATCGCCGCCAAGTAAATGATAGATGCCCAGCCGACGTTTTTAAATAGGCTGGTGAGAATTAACAACGCGTAGTTACTAAAAACCGATGAGTTTGCTAGGAATTGGTAGGGTCTGCCGCCCAGACTTGTGATAATTCCGTTCACCAACCCTTCAACTTGTAACAGGTCTCTCAAGAGGCCGATGACCAGCACCCAGGACAAAAAGTTTGGAAAGGTGAAGACTGTCTGGCAGAATCGCCTGAACTTGGTGCTAGCAACCTCGTTCAATATGAAGGCCAGAAGTATGGGCACCGGAAATTCAAAAATGAGTCTTGCAAAGCTGATCGTGATTGTATTTCTGAAAGCGATCCAGAAATCCGGTTTGCGCCACATCATCTCGAAGTATTTCAACCCGACCCACTCCCATTCGCTGAAGGGTTTCGTTAGATGGTGTTGCTTGAAGGCCATCAAGATTCCACCCGTCTGCGGGTTGATCATCGGGGCATAACAGAAAACTATGTAATAAACCAGCACCGGGATAAACATCAAGTACAGATACTTGTATCTTTGAAGACCTTGCATGATCCGCGAAAGTCTCCCTGGAACGGCGCGCGCTAACTTCAAT
The window above is part of the Candidatus Roseilinea sp. genome. Proteins encoded here:
- the yteP gene encoding putative multiple-sugar transport system permease YteP — translated: MQGLQRYKYLYLMFIPVLVYYIVFCYAPMINPQTGGILMAFKQHHLTKPFSEWEWVGLKYFEMMWRKPDFWIAFRNTITISFARLIFEFPVPILLAFILNEVASTKFRRFCQTVFTFPNFLSWVLVIGLLRDLLQVEGLVNGIITSLGGRPYQFLANSSVFSNYALLILTSLFKNVGWASIIYLAAIASIDPTLYEAAKVDGANRWQCIRYVTWPGIKSTTVVLLILQCGNILNGNFDQIFNLVNGVNRDVIEILDVYIYRYAFQQSINQSFAAASGLFKAVISFSLLIAANQIARALGEERLF